TTAATTCTGAACAAATCCTGTTATGTTTTACATGCCAGGCAGCTTTTAAGTTTAACAGTCAACATAATGTGATTGTATGCCCATCATTCATCTTCAGTCTGAAATTTCTTCttgaacaaaaaaatgtaatgttctttTACTGGTTTGCTCACTTTATAACAAGTTTTACAACAGGAAAAGTGAATAGAAAAGTGGCTTTAATTTAAcaaacaaatatatttttttattaggcatattgttttgtatttttttgtattttaactataAACAGTGTGTTTTTGGAAAAGTATTGTGTGTGAATGTTCTCCACTCCATAAGTAGTGGACGAACAATGTCTCGCAAAGTAAGATACAATTCAACTGCTTCGTGTAAACAATTTGATAACTGTAATCCTCTCTCATACATGACAATTGGGCAAAAATTAAAGACAACAAAGGCACCAAAAATTTTGTGAAGTCCGAACAGCTGTGACCTTGACCAGTCTTCAGACCAAGATATTCAAAGACAAAGACTACTCTCAAGTACAACAACACTAGTGTTAAAAACTGTTAAACATTGTACACAGATATATTCTAAGGCTTGTAATTGGAAAGTGCCACAAGCAATTAAAACTATacaatataaacatacacatgatgacatgcACATATCTGAAAATCTTTATATGAAATTTATGGTTTAAAAATCGACGATCTACACAGCAGTGTTCAGTGGCAACATTTTATTCTGTCAAATGGGTTTAATAGTGTCGTATTTGTTCAAACAGTTACACAACCAATAgaaagttttttttatgtttgttcatttttttgtttgttttattcatttctttgtaTGAGCATCTGTGAACTGCAACTGTTTAGTAGTTGTATTGTTGTCTTGCAGTTTTACATAAGGTTATCCTTAATCTTGATGTCAGTTGATGGATAAAGATACTCTAGAAGAGCAGGTATTATGACCTAAAGGTGTACCTTCTACCTTTCTAAACTTAATGAAAGTGAAACTgtgtaaatatatcaataaagcACCCTCGTCAAACAGTGGAAGGTATTCTATTGTTATGATGAAGCTGGAAATAAACACCTGACAAATGTTGTCCTGATAATGCATTCTTATTTGTTTGACATTTTCACTGTAATGAAGGTTACTGAAACTATGGACATACCAAAAGTAACTCCAAGCATTcaattttaaattatattttaagaTAAATTGCAGTCAAAAACTACTTATTATTTCTGAGGAGAAAACTGAATGATCTCTTATTAATAAATGTAATGAATACACAAGTATTCAAGAAATACATTCTGATgtaattttgatcattttgacaGGTTTGTGTGGAAGAACATTGTCCTTATGTATGTTATAATTTaactcataaggacccagtgtgacttttgtggcaattccccccaaaattttctctctatttaacctttcctaaatgatttaacaccatttattataatattatcttctgaattttgcagttttttccaattaaaatcatgtattttcctatgtttaattaactgatcatatagttgatcataaaagctcagagtaaagtcaaaggttaatatatcaaaacagaaaaaaatgaaaaaagtgacttgttcagtaaaatctatcattaacataaaaacaagtgtgtccatccactgtcattgatccaactccatgggttttactggtgaatcgatgttacagaagatgatagtgtttctacgttcacttacggagcttctgaacgtcaaaatgggtcatatctgatgaccatgaaaagatgacaaactgcattttacaccaattattgatagaccatgtattgatagaattagtgaattaaaagtttagatcagtagatgcttttagtcgatGGGGGAtgtctgagtctttatgggttaatgatttaAAAAGATCAGGGCTCAATAATAATCTACTTCCTCAACTGAACATCAATGCAAAATGCTACATTACTGTTTGTACATTAGTGAGCATCATAAAGATATTAATCAGACCCAGTGAAAATGCAGTGATAAAAACTGACCATGACATAAGAGGTGAGTTGGAAAGAGGTACTTTATTGTACTGTACAAACCAAGGTCTGAAACAAACATTGATACATGCTTCAaagatagaactttactgaaaATGCATAGTTTACAATAAAATAATGTACTCAGTTTACACAACCAgtcataataatatatgaagatAATCAATGTCaacaatatttgtgtttttaattgcACTGCTTGACTGGTTTCATGTTCATCATTGAGATTTTGATGAACAGCAAATATAAAACATACACGAATAAAATATCATggcaaatacattaaaaacaataTTAAAGTACAATGcagaaatgaaacaaaagaaTAAACAGAACATATCACAGAAAAGAGGATCAAAAAATTCAAAGTAATATGTACATTTATGGCTTTACCCGGAGCTTTACATTTTGTAATATCTGCGTTTGATAATTTACAATTTGGTTGACACAACTTCCATCTCTACAACTGGAATGGGATCTTGAATATCACCTCCTGATCCTTCACTAAGTATCTCTGCTACTGTTGATATTGTAGCAGTGGGATCTAACAGTTTCACCAAAGGAACATTCACTCCTCTCTCCTGAAAGATGAGATTTTGCAGAGTCATGGCCTGCATGGAGTCAATTCCTAAGGATGAAAGAGGCAATTCATCTTTCAGCTCACTCTCGTCCATACCAATGGTTTCACTGAGCAGAGAGATGACATACTCCTTGGGTGAGACTGAATCtgtctgttttgtttctgcaTTTGTTTCTGTGGATTTTCTGAAAGCATCTTCTACCAATGCAATCAGCCTCATGGTCAACGCAGCATTTTGGGAAAGAATGTTGTATCTGATGTTTCTGAAGTGAAACCTGCAAACTGCCTGTTGGGGTCGGTTGAGGACAAGGCACTGCTCCAAGCTTTTGTGAATCTCACCCACATCCAGCACCATCATCCCTTTTGCTTCCAGAAACCTCTGGAAATGTTCTTTATTCAGGAGGAGACCAAGGTTCAGAGCTCCCCAGTTGATTGACTGCCCTGGCAAACCAAGTTTGCGCCTGTACTGACAGAACATGTCTAGGAATGTGTTGGCAGCTGCATAATTAGTTTGTGATGCGTTTCCTAGAAAGGCTGAGATAGATGAGAAACACACAAAGTAATCGAGCTGGCAGTGCTGTGTTGCATTGTGCAAATTCAGAACACCGTTTACTTTGGGTTTGAAAACTTTCTCATAGAGAGATCTGTCAAGGGTCTCAATCAGACCATCATGCAAAACAACTGCACTGTGAAAAACTCCTCTGATTGGATAATCAGGGAACTTCTGGCCAATGGCTCGGACCACCCTGTGCACATGCTCAGAGACAGATACATCACACTCCATGGTAGTGATGCAGTTTCCACACTGATTCTCTACATTGTGTATCTCTTGCTGCACATCTGGAATAGGCTTGGTTCTAGACAGTATAACAATGTACTCACCTCCTTTTTGTGAGATGAACTTGACAGTTTCAAAGCCTAAACCAGAGAGACCACCTACCACAATGTAGAGTGCCCGCTTACGGAAGAGCTTTTTTGTTGTTGGTAGCAATGGTATGTCAGATTGGGTTACACTGTCATCTTTTCCCAAAACCACAACAGGCACTTTTGTTGAGTTGAAGTATGATTCAGATTTTTCTGAATCAAGGATCTTGATGTTTTCAGGTTTCAGACTTTGAAAAGTAAAACTTTCAAGAGTAAATTTCCTGCTGAAGTTCAAAGACTTAAGCCAATGCAACAGTTGTGGCTTCTGTGTTGTCAAGTATCCCTTTCGCAGAATGACTGGCATTTGAATTGTCTGCAGGTGGACACTTTCCTTCATGCTTTGCAACACTTCTTGTGCAACCAGACACTGCTGCTGGGACTCACAGACAGTGACAATGTTTTTGACACCAGGAAAGCTGCCAACTTTAGCGATCAGGGTTTCATCAAATGGAGGGAGGATGACAAAAGCTTCAATTTTACTGACATCTACAAAAGACCCATTGCATTGTGTTCCAACAACCACAGTCCACCCTGATTTGTAAGCTGTAAGTGCCAAGACTTTCACCAGAACAGAATCATGAACAGAGGATATGATTCCTAGATGATGTTTTGGCCTTGGTAATGCTCGGTGTAAGACCTCCCACGCCAGAACAAAGTAGGAAACACAAggtgatttttgccagaatgggAATCGCTTGGTACTGTAACACACATCTTCTGGAACTCTGACTTTGCTGGCTGCTGTCACTGGATAACAGGAAGCAACATGGTCTCCTACTTTCAGTTTCCTGACATTTTTTCCGACTGCTGTAATAGTTCCACTAAAATCAAGAGCAATCAGCTTGTGCCTCTGAGAGGAATGTTTGTTCCAATACAGTGTCTGGCCAAATTTTAGATGTGAAGCACTCACAGGGAAGTAGtcagatgaatgaacacatatgttAGTGGGCTGAATTTCAACCAGTTGCTCACTTATCGGCTGAACCTCTTCGACACAATGAACGGCACTCATGTTTGTTGTTCTGTGTGCATCGTCTGTCTGAAAAATGCAGGGATCAGACATAGTAGTGGAAAAAGTGCCCTCTGTACTGTCAGTGACCTGAGGTGGGGTACGGACAATGGAAGGTTTCAAGATCATTCCATCTTTTACCACCAGTTCAGGATACTTGCTGCAAGGATATGCTCTTAGGACCTGAGAAAGAGCTGCGATGTCCTGAGCGGACACATTGTTTATATCAATGAGCTGAAATGAAAGATCTGGTATTTCTGCAGCAAATGATCTTGTCATACCAGCGAGAGCAAAACCTGGACTTATGTGGTCTACTGTGATGTCAGAGGAACGGTATGTTACCGCTCTGATAGAGTTTGGGAAGTGAATTTGCTTCAGCTTTAGGACTATTTGCCGGAAAACCTCACAGCAGTTTGCCAAATTCTGTAGGACGACATCTGCTGTCATGGATGAGAGATCATCTTTGCCCCATAAAAATAACACCTCATCAAAGTTTTTCTCAATATCTTTGATGTTAAGATTCTTCAGAAGAGTAGGGAAGCCATGACTCAAGATGTCTTTGGCATGTTTGGATGAAATGTATTTCGACCTTGAGTCCAAATGCTGTTCCAGACCTCTGGAGATACCCAGGTCATCACAGAAGACCAAGGCCCTTGGACGGGAAGTGGGTTCCGTGCCTTCAGGAATGACACTGAAGTCATTGTGGTAAAAGTACTCGTCAACCACATGAGAACGGCTGCCAAGGTACTTGATTATCACATGTTTAACTTCAACCAAAACCCTACCTTCCATATCTGCAAAGCAGCCACAAACCTCAAAATGATCAACACCCACATCAATTGCTCTCAGATACACAACCATCTCTTCTTCCAAGGGTTCAAACACTGTCAGGCTTCCTATTTTGGCTGGAAATCCTGGCCTACCAGCAAAAATGTGCTCAACTGTTACTGGGAGAAGCTGCATCAGAAAATCCAGAACCACTGGATGAATGCAGTAATCATGCAACTGAGGCCGCAGTTTCTCTGGAACTATGATCAGTGAATAAGCTTCTTTCAGATCTTCCCCATAATGCACATTCcctttgatctggaacacatctCCATACTGAAAGCCTCCCTGGGAGAGATACCCATAGAACTCCTGAGCGCTCACTGCAGAGCGGCATCTTTCATAGATGGATTTTAGTGAAATGCACTGCTCCTCAACCAGCCGCTCCTTCTTTGAAACCACTGTACCAGATGCATAAACTGCAGATGGTGACAGCACAGTAAACCTAGTTTCTTCCTCTGTTTGGTCCAGTTGCACCTTCATTTCTGGTGAGTTTGGCATTAAAACAAATGGACTGTGAAAACTGACACTGAGTTGCAGTGACTTTAGAGGGACCTTTGGTTTGGCGCTGGCCATGAATGCAGCTAAACCCAGCTCAGCATGGAAGGCACCAGGAATGATGGGTACATCATTGTGTTTATGTTGTTTCAGGTAAAAAGAGGAGTCAGACATCAGATCACAGCTGAAAACATTGCTCTCACTTCCTGTCTGACAGAGCACAGGATGGTTacttgatgtgtttttttgtgctGCTCCAATGATAACATCTCGGTCTGAGCAGTCAAACTGGTATCTGGGGAAAAGAAGGGGCTCTGTCTCATATCCTCTGTAGAAGGTGTCCCAGTCTACCTGGACACCCAGCTCAAACAGCTTAGAAACTACAGATACTGCTGTTTCATGATCTTTCCCTGGCTGCACTGAGGCAAGAACAGCTACGTCATTACCCAGAGATTCCATGATGTTTCTCTGCAGGGCTCTTCTTGGCCCTATCTCTACAAAGACTGTATTCTTCATTCCTTTAGTTGCGGACCTCACTGCCTGCTCAAAAGCTACTGGCTCACGAATATTTCTGGCCCAGTATTCACCTGAACAGAACTCAGCCTGTTGGACTTCCTTTCCTGTCACTGTTGAGAACAACTCTGTGTCCAAATCATTAACCTGTAAGGAACCTATTTTTGTCTTGATTTCTGACAGAATTGGGTCCATCATGTGGCTGTGGTATGCAGCAGGGACATCAAGTACTCGAAGGAACAGACTCTGACTGTTAACTGAGTTGCTCAGCTCCTTATTAAGAGTCTCGATTGCATCTGCATCACCTGATAGGGTGCAGGATTGTGGGCTATTTGAAGCAGCAAGGCATATCTTACCAGAGTAACTGGGAAGTAGGCTTGTCACATCTGATACAGGCATATTGCTGATCACAAGCATTTTCCCCCCAGTAACTTTGGTCTGGAGGAGACTGCGGAAGTAGATGACTTTTACTGCATCTTCCAGAGACAAAATGCCAGAACAATGAGCTGCTGCAACTTCTCCAACTGAATGTCCCAATATGGCATCAGGCTTGACACCCCAGTGTCTGAACAGAGTAAAAATGCCAACCTGAATAGCAAACAGAAGGGGCTGGACTACATCTGGGTTTTTGAAATCACTACTCTCAGTCTGACTCTCAAGTTTGTCCAAGATGTTTAGTGTGCTCAGCTTTTGGAAATGCTGTGAAATCTGACTGATCTTTTCTCTGAAAACAGGCTCATGTTTTAGCAGCTGCTTGCACATGCCATGGTAAGTGACACCATTCCCACAAAACACATACACTAACCTGGGATCTATAGATGATGGGCTGACATTTTTGCTTTTATTGGCACTTAACTTGTCTTTCAAATCATCTACAGATGAAACCACCATGGCCTTTCTGTACTTATGTTTTTTGTGGCTCCTCCTGCAGGCTGATGTGTACAACAGAGCATCTAGATCAACTTGGACATCTGCTTCTATCTGTTTGATGGTGTCCTCCATCATCAGAGTCAGAGATTTTTGTGAATTTGCAGATAAGACAAAATATTTTGTCTTCTTACCATCATTGTGTTGCTTAGCACATGGTTGTTTGTGCTGTTTGACAATGGCATGTGCATTGGTTCCCCCAAAGCCAAAGTTGTTTACTCCTGCAACTCTGTCACCAGAGGCTTCCCACGCTTCAGCTGCTTTAGGAACCTTGATGTTCAGGGCTTTGGCATCGACACTTGCAGTGTCTTCAGAATAGAAAACCGAAGGAACAATAGTTTTGTGTTTCATCATCAACAGTATCTTAATAAGTCCAGCAACTCCAGCAGCAGATTCTGTGTGTCCGATATTGCTTTTGACGGAGCCAACACAGAGTATCTCTGAACCAGGAGGTTTGGCTTTAGCGACCACGTTGGAGATGCTTCCTGCCTCAGTTGGATCTCCAACTGGGGTTCCAGTCCCATGTGCCTCAATGTACTGAACTTTTTGGATGTCAGATTGTGAGTAGATCCGACGTAACAACTCCTCTTGTTGCGTCATGGAGGGTTTGGTGATTGGACTGACTGTGTGTCCATCTTGGTTGACAGCTGTTTTGCTGATAACACCCCAGATGTGGTCATGGTCTTGAACAGCCTGAAAAGTAGCAATAAAGGtcaaaataatcagaaaattaCAAACTGTTTGGAAAAATTAGTCTGTAGCCCTGTTGTGATACGGTGTGATACTCTCATCTTAAGCTGTCTTCATCTGTGCTAAACATCATCCTATGTGTGAACTGCTATTGTTATCATGTGTCCAACGCACCTAAACTCAGAATGGtggttttctgttttaaaattcCACACGAAGAAACTTGTTTTAAAATTTTCTGATACATAAATTTTGAATGCATTGCCCCAAAGAAACAGTAActgaaagtatatatatatatataagttgcTGTTAGCTTTGGGATATTTTAGCCAACATAAAAAATGACCAACTGTCAGTACAAACCAAATTCCAACATGACTTCGGTAATAATAAATGGTTTATTAAACAATATGAAAGAAGGATGCAACTTCTAATCTGTTGGTAAATTATGATGTTTGCATAATCTGACCTTTTTGAGTGGCTTCAGCAGAACCACCCCACAGCCCTCTCCTCTACCGTAGCCATCTGCTCTGTTGGAGAAAGGTTTGCTGGTGCCTTCAGGTGAGATCATCTTGGCCTTGCTGAGAGCCACAAACACTCTCGGTTCTATGATACAGTTGACCCCTCCACAAACAGCCATATCACAGTCTCCTGGTAAGATAGAACACATTTTAAGGTGCAGCCGAAACACTGGCATGACTCCCATTTGGAGGAGCCTGAAAACATGCACATCCAGGTACCTTGTTTGATGGCCTGGCAGGCGAGATGAAGAGCAACCAGTGACGATGAGCAGGCGCAGTCGACTGACAGTGAAGGTCCGGTGAAGTTGAAGATGTAGGAAACTCGGTTTGCTGCGATGCTCATGGCGAGTCCTGTGCCGGTCCAGTGGTTGATCACACTCGGGTGGACGTGAGCTGCATTCGTTTCATAATCTCTGTTCATCAGACCtatgattgagaaaaaaaaaacaatatactcACAAACATTTACTGTTTAGAGATTTGATAAGGATGAAAACAACAAAGTGACATCTAATATTAAGGAGaaaaattttaatgtatttaaagaAATAATTCCAATTGCtctgaaaatgtttagatttgatcatatttactaaatatttcacaaaaactgACTTAGATTCGTCAAGTATCCATATATTTCTGTTTACaaaaatttaactttaaaatGTGTACGATTaatcagttttctcatttttccattttccGCATTAAACTCTACCCAGTCTTACACAATtaagttattttcttttttactaaagtttattaaaattttaattaaataatgaataaatgatttAAATGTATTCAGTTCAATTTCATATTTACCAAAACATGCATGAGTCTTTTTTTATGGAGGTGTGTTTACAGCATGTAATCTGTTCTTGTTTTACCCAGTGTATTTTAGAGTGTTGTCATTTTCTAAGTTAAAAAGCATATGATTAGTCAAAAACACTAATAAAATAGTGAAAACCTAACAAAAATGAGTTTTCCTCATTTTACCAATAAACACTCCAGTCCTGGTCCCGCTGGCCTTCTCCAGAGGAAGTCCAGCGTTCTCTAAAGCCCTGTAGACGCACTGAAGGAGCTGCTTCTGTTGAGGATCCATCTGCTCCACTTCACTGTCACTGATGCCGAAAAACCTGTGGTCGAACTCATTGAACCTGAAAACATCCCAGATCAA
This genomic window from Sphaeramia orbicularis chromosome 20, fSphaOr1.1, whole genome shotgun sequence contains:
- the LOC115411203 gene encoding highly reducing polyketide synthase SAT13-like, whose product is MEEPEGGIAVVGIGCNFPGGEGLDNFWKVLVEGRNCSVPIPRERFDLASWYDPDENKPGKSRTAKAALIDGFNEFDHRFFGISDSEVEQMDPQQKQLLQCVYRALENAGLPLEKASGTRTGVFIGLMNRDYETNAAHVHPSVINHWTGTGLAMSIAANRVSYIFNFTGPSLSVDCACSSSLVALHLACQAIKQGDCDMAVCGGVNCIIEPRVFVALSKAKMISPEGTSKPFSNRADGYGRGEGCGVVLLKPLKKAVQDHDHIWGVISKTAVNQDGHTVSPITKPSMTQQEELLRRIYSQSDIQKVQYIEAHGTGTPVGDPTEAGSISNVVAKAKPPGSEILCVGSVKSNIGHTESAAGVAGLIKILLMMKHKTIVPSVFYSEDTASVDAKALNIKVPKAAEAWEASGDRVAGVNNFGFGGTNAHAIVKQHKQPCAKQHNDGKKTKYFVLSANSQKSLTLMMEDTIKQIEADVQVDLDALLYTSACRRSHKKHKYRKAMVVSSVDDLKDKLSANKSKNVSPSSIDPRLVYVFCGNGVTYHGMCKQLLKHEPVFREKISQISQHFQKLSTLNILDKLESQTESSDFKNPDVVQPLLFAIQVGIFTLFRHWGVKPDAILGHSVGEVAAAHCSGILSLEDAVKVIYFRSLLQTKVTGGKMLVISNMPVSDVTSLLPSYSGKICLAASNSPQSCTLSGDADAIETLNKELSNSVNSQSLFLRVLDVPAAYHSHMMDPILSEIKTKIGSLQVNDLDTELFSTVTGKEVQQAEFCSGEYWARNIREPVAFEQAVRSATKGMKNTVFVEIGPRRALQRNIMESLGNDVAVLASVQPGKDHETAVSVVSKLFELGVQVDWDTFYRGYETEPLLFPRYQFDCSDRDVIIGAAQKNTSSNHPVLCQTGSESNVFSCDLMSDSSFYLKQHKHNDVPIIPGAFHAELGLAAFMASAKPKVPLKSLQLSVSFHSPFVLMPNSPEMKVQLDQTEEETRFTVLSPSAVYASGTVVSKKERLVEEQCISLKSIYERCRSAVSAQEFYGYLSQGGFQYGDVFQIKGNVHYGEDLKEAYSLIIVPEKLRPQLHDYCIHPVVLDFLMQLLPVTVEHIFAGRPGFPAKIGSLTVFEPLEEEMVVYLRAIDVGVDHFEVCGCFADMEGRVLVEVKHVIIKYLGSRSHVVDEYFYHNDFSVIPEGTEPTSRPRALVFCDDLGISRGLEQHLDSRSKYISSKHAKDILSHGFPTLLKNLNIKDIEKNFDEVLFLWGKDDLSSMTADVVLQNLANCCEVFRQIVLKLKQIHFPNSIRAVTYRSSDITVDHISPGFALAGMTRSFAAEIPDLSFQLIDINNVSAQDIAALSQVLRAYPCSKYPELVVKDGMILKPSIVRTPPQVTDSTEGTFSTTMSDPCIFQTDDAHRTTNMSAVHCVEEVQPISEQLVEIQPTNICVHSSDYFPVSASHLKFGQTLYWNKHSSQRHKLIALDFSGTITAVGKNVRKLKVGDHVASCYPVTAASKVRVPEDVCYSTKRFPFWQKSPCVSYFVLAWEVLHRALPRPKHHLGIISSVHDSVLVKVLALTAYKSGWTVVVGTQCNGSFVDVSKIEAFVILPPFDETLIAKVGSFPGVKNIVTVCESQQQCLVAQEVLQSMKESVHLQTIQMPVILRKGYLTTQKPQLLHWLKSLNFSRKFTLESFTFQSLKPENIKILDSEKSESYFNSTKVPVVVLGKDDSVTQSDIPLLPTTKKLFRKRALYIVVGGLSGLGFETVKFISQKGGEYIVILSRTKPIPDVQQEIHNVENQCGNCITTMECDVSVSEHVHRVVRAIGQKFPDYPIRGVFHSAVVLHDGLIETLDRSLYEKVFKPKVNGVLNLHNATQHCQLDYFVCFSSISAFLGNASQTNYAAANTFLDMFCQYRRKLGLPGQSINWGALNLGLLLNKEHFQRFLEAKGMMVLDVGEIHKSLEQCLVLNRPQQAVCRFHFRNIRYNILSQNAALTMRLIALVEDAFRKSTETNAETKQTDSVSPKEYVISLLSETIGMDESELKDELPLSSLGIDSMQAMTLQNLIFQERGVNVPLVKLLDPTATISTVAEILSEGSGGDIQDPIPVVEMEVVSTKL